The following proteins are encoded in a genomic region of Pseudomonas saponiphila:
- a CDS encoding extracellular solute-binding protein, translating into MRPLLLLFFSLALSFPASATITESHGYAQFGTLKYPARFTHFDWVNPAAPKGGTLRVMAFGTFDTLNPYTFKGTSPVATPNFLQYGVNELNEPLMVGTGLYAPSGDEPTSSYGLIARSVEYSEDRSWVVFNLRPEARFHDGQPITAYDVAFSYRLLLKEGHPQYRTNLQEVQRVDILGPQRIRFVFKRAGNPLLILRLGELPVLPQHYWKDRDFKATTFTPPLGSGPYRITQVQPGRQLVFERVQDYWGKDLPVNRGFNNFDRVEVEFYRDSDVAFEAFKAGEFDIYIEHQAKNWANGYNFPAVNRGEVIKAQVAHQIPTQTQGLFMNTRRNLFADVRVREALGLMFDFEWTNRTLFSGAYQRALSYYPNSQFSATGLPVGQEWLLLSPYREQLPASLFTQAFSLPRTEGRGIPRQTLRRALGLLAEAGWKLNGQRLQNGTGQPLRFELMLVNPNLERILQPYVENLASIGIEARLRTVDRAQYKQRLDQFDYDMILMTLNQTLSPGLEQWQYFHSSQVSVKGSKNYAGINNPVVDHLLEQLLAAQSRDEQLAAGRALDRVLLWQHYMIPNWYLNYHRLAYRNRFAFVATPPYNLGLNAWWLKSLETPQ; encoded by the coding sequence CAGATTCACCCACTTCGACTGGGTAAATCCCGCTGCGCCCAAAGGCGGCACCCTACGGGTCATGGCCTTTGGCACCTTCGACACCCTCAACCCCTACACCTTCAAGGGCACCAGCCCGGTCGCCACGCCGAACTTCCTGCAATACGGGGTCAACGAACTCAACGAACCGCTGATGGTGGGCACGGGCCTGTATGCACCCTCCGGTGACGAACCCACCTCCAGCTACGGGCTGATCGCCCGCTCGGTGGAATACAGCGAGGACCGCAGCTGGGTGGTGTTCAATCTGCGCCCTGAAGCGCGCTTTCACGATGGTCAGCCGATCACCGCCTATGACGTGGCTTTTTCCTACCGCCTGCTGCTCAAGGAAGGCCACCCGCAATACCGCACCAACCTGCAGGAAGTGCAACGGGTGGACATCCTCGGCCCGCAGCGCATCCGCTTCGTGTTCAAGCGCGCCGGCAATCCTCTGCTGATCCTGCGCCTGGGCGAGCTGCCGGTGCTGCCCCAGCACTACTGGAAGGACCGCGATTTCAAGGCCACCACCTTCACCCCGCCCCTGGGCAGCGGCCCCTATCGCATCACCCAGGTCCAGCCTGGACGCCAACTGGTGTTCGAACGGGTCCAGGACTACTGGGGCAAGGACTTGCCGGTCAACCGCGGCTTCAACAACTTCGACCGGGTCGAGGTGGAGTTCTACCGCGACAGCGACGTGGCCTTCGAAGCCTTCAAGGCCGGCGAATTCGACATCTACATCGAGCACCAGGCCAAGAACTGGGCCAACGGCTACAACTTTCCCGCGGTCAATCGCGGCGAGGTGATCAAGGCCCAGGTGGCACACCAGATCCCCACCCAGACCCAGGGCCTGTTCATGAACACCCGGCGCAACCTGTTCGCCGACGTGCGAGTGCGAGAAGCCCTGGGCCTGATGTTCGACTTCGAATGGACCAACCGCACCCTGTTCAGCGGTGCCTACCAGCGCGCCCTGAGCTACTACCCCAACAGCCAATTCTCCGCCACGGGCCTGCCGGTGGGACAGGAGTGGCTGCTGCTGTCGCCTTACCGCGAGCAACTGCCGGCCAGCCTGTTCACCCAGGCTTTCAGCCTGCCCCGCACCGAGGGCCGCGGCATCCCCCGCCAGACCCTGCGCCGCGCCCTGGGGCTGCTGGCCGAAGCCGGCTGGAAGCTCAACGGCCAGCGCCTGCAGAACGGCACCGGGCAGCCACTGCGTTTTGAACTGATGCTGGTCAATCCCAACCTGGAACGGATTCTCCAGCCCTACGTGGAGAACCTGGCGAGCATCGGCATCGAGGCGCGCCTGCGCACCGTGGACCGGGCGCAATACAAGCAGCGCCTGGACCAGTTCGACTACGACATGATCCTCATGACCCTCAACCAGACCCTGAGCCCGGGCCTGGAGCAATGGCAGTACTTCCACTCCAGCCAGGTTTCGGTCAAGGGCAGCAAGAACTATGCAGGCATCAACAACCCGGTGGTCGATCACCTGCTGGAGCAACTGCTGGCCGCCCAGAGCCGCGACGAACAACTGGCCGCCGGCCGCGCCCTGGACCGGGTGCTGCTGTGGCAGCACTACATGATTCCCAACTGGTACCTCAACTATCACCGACTGGCCTACCGCAACCGGTTCGCCTTCGTCGCCACGCCGCCCTACAACCTGGGCTTGAACGCCTGGTGGCTGAAGTCCCTGGAGACTCCCCAATGA